The Shewanella mangrovisoli genome has a window encoding:
- a CDS encoding adenosylmethionine decarboxylase, with translation MFFEGAEKKLEIRLTPKMASLRQREYGFWSTLVACANAEILSTISNPTCDAYLLSESSLFVWDDKILLVTCGNSTLVDAACHFINALGVEHIAALCYQRKNEYQALRQSTSFVDDIAKLRTLIPGKAFRVGHLDSHHHYLFCTDNQFCSDGLFSTDKQTVSSTETCLELMMYHIRGELADYLKQPTQTELGIYQRLGFQQLFGDFQFDMHCFQPAGFSLNAIRGTDYVTLHITPSLGQGEHSYVSFETNLDLATYPLPVVARLVDLFSPISWDLISFNQPILTEGFPEHLCLGQAVVTTASGGEITFSHYQQLETQVLEPEFM, from the coding sequence ATGTTTTTTGAAGGCGCGGAAAAAAAGCTTGAGATCAGACTCACTCCCAAGATGGCGTCACTACGGCAACGAGAGTACGGCTTTTGGTCAACCTTAGTGGCCTGCGCCAATGCGGAAATCCTGTCCACAATCAGTAATCCTACCTGCGATGCCTATCTGCTGAGTGAATCCAGTCTGTTCGTCTGGGATGATAAAATTCTGCTAGTCACCTGCGGTAATAGCACTCTAGTAGATGCCGCCTGCCATTTTATCAACGCCTTAGGTGTGGAGCACATTGCCGCACTCTGTTATCAGCGCAAGAATGAATACCAAGCCCTGCGACAAAGCACGAGCTTTGTGGACGATATCGCGAAATTACGGACCTTAATCCCTGGCAAAGCCTTTCGAGTGGGCCATTTAGACTCACATCATCACTATCTGTTTTGTACTGACAATCAGTTTTGCTCTGATGGTCTGTTTAGCACTGACAAGCAAACTGTATCCTCAACCGAGACTTGTCTTGAATTGATGATGTACCACATCCGTGGCGAGCTTGCCGATTATCTCAAGCAACCGACACAAACTGAACTGGGGATTTATCAGCGGCTTGGATTTCAGCAACTTTTCGGCGATTTTCAGTTCGATATGCATTGTTTTCAGCCTGCTGGGTTTTCGTTGAATGCGATACGTGGGACAGACTATGTTACCTTGCATATCACCCCATCTCTGGGGCAAGGTGAGCATTCCTATGTGAGCTTCGAGACTAATCTCGATTTAGCGACTTATCCCCTGCCCGTCGTGGCGCGGCTAGTGGATTTATTCTCTCCAATCAGTTGGGATTTGATTAGTTTTAATCAGCCTATCCTAACCGAAGGATTCCCAGAGCATCTGTGTCTTGGCCAAGCCGTGGTCACCACAGCATCTGGAGGGGAGATCACCTTTAGTCATTACCAACAGCTTGAAACCCAAGTGTTAGAGCCCGAGTTTATGTAG
- a CDS encoding CvfB family protein produces the protein MVQIGKTCKLEVVKQVSFGVYLNAHEFGQVLLPNKATPKDCQVGDWLEVFLYLDSEDIVIATTRKPLAQVGEFAYLKAVATGPYGAFLDWGLDKDLLLPFGEQHKPIEEGRSYLVYVHVNRADERIVASSKIDKFLDKTPAQYEVGQQVDLYIGGTTDLGYKAIINHAHWGVIYQNEVFQKLRFGQRVKGFIKQVRRDGKIDLVLQQGSKQELDKHAHIILVKLKQAGGFLPLTDKTDAEVIYEQLGMSKKAFKKSIGGLFKAGKLSIDDDGLRLTEAD, from the coding sequence ATGGTACAGATAGGAAAAACCTGCAAACTTGAGGTGGTAAAACAAGTAAGCTTCGGTGTGTATTTAAATGCCCACGAATTTGGCCAAGTGTTACTGCCCAACAAAGCCACCCCAAAAGATTGCCAAGTCGGTGACTGGCTAGAGGTATTTTTATATCTGGACTCTGAAGATATTGTCATTGCCACAACGCGCAAACCGCTTGCGCAAGTCGGTGAGTTTGCCTATCTAAAAGCCGTGGCAACGGGTCCCTACGGGGCATTTTTAGACTGGGGATTAGATAAAGATCTACTGCTGCCCTTTGGCGAGCAGCATAAACCCATCGAAGAAGGCCGCTCTTACCTCGTCTACGTGCATGTTAACCGTGCGGATGAACGTATTGTCGCCTCATCAAAAATCGATAAGTTCCTCGATAAAACCCCGGCGCAGTACGAAGTGGGTCAACAGGTCGACTTATATATCGGTGGCACCACAGATTTAGGCTACAAAGCCATTATTAACCATGCCCATTGGGGCGTGATTTACCAAAATGAAGTGTTCCAAAAGCTGCGTTTTGGTCAAAGAGTGAAAGGTTTTATCAAACAAGTGCGCCGCGATGGCAAAATCGATCTGGTCTTGCAGCAAGGTAGTAAGCAAGAGCTCGATAAGCACGCGCACATTATCTTAGTAAAACTCAAGCAAGCGGGTGGCTTCTTACCGCTGACCGATAAAACCGATGCCGAAGTGATTTACGAGCAACTCGGCATGAGTAAAAAAGCCTTCAAGAAGAGCATCGGCGGCCTGTTTAAAGCGGGCAAATTAAGTATCGACGATGATGGCTTACGCCTGACTGAAGCAGACTGA
- the pdxH gene encoding pyridoxamine 5'-phosphate oxidase: MTDLSDIRREYTKGGLRRADLPQNPMQLFELWMTQARDAQLSDPTAMCVATVDEHGQPYQRIVLLKRFDDSGFVFFTNLGSRKAQQIATNNKVSLHFPWHPIERQVSILGEAQPLSTAEVLKYFMTRPKDSQIAAWVSQQSSKLSARQVLEGKFFEMKAKFAKGDVPLPSFWGGYLVKPSSIEFWQGGEHRLHDRFLYTRQANEWVIERLAP; this comes from the coding sequence ATGACAGATCTCAGTGATATTCGCCGCGAATACACCAAAGGCGGCTTAAGACGCGCAGATTTACCTCAAAATCCCATGCAGCTATTCGAGTTATGGATGACGCAAGCTCGCGATGCGCAGCTGAGCGATCCCACGGCGATGTGTGTCGCCACAGTGGATGAGCATGGTCAGCCCTACCAGCGGATTGTACTGTTAAAGCGCTTCGATGACTCGGGATTTGTGTTTTTCACTAACCTAGGCAGTCGTAAGGCGCAGCAGATAGCAACCAATAATAAAGTAAGTCTGCATTTCCCTTGGCATCCGATTGAACGCCAAGTATCGATTCTCGGCGAGGCGCAGCCACTCTCTACCGCCGAGGTGCTGAAATACTTTATGACCCGTCCCAAGGATAGCCAGATTGCCGCTTGGGTGTCACAGCAGTCGAGTAAACTGAGCGCGCGACAAGTACTCGAAGGTAAGTTCTTTGAGATGAAAGCCAAATTTGCCAAGGGCGATGTACCATTACCAAGTTTTTGGGGCGGCTACTTGGTTAAACCCTCGAGTATCGAGTTTTGGCAGGGCGGGGAGCACAGACTGCACGATCGTTTCCTCTACACTCGCCAAGCGAATGAATGGGTCATTGAACGTTTAGCACCTTAA
- a CDS encoding YaiI/YqxD family protein, producing MGQYKIWVDADACPNPIKEILFRAAERKSLPLVLVANQMLRVPPSPYISQVRVGSGFDVADQYIVDHVEPTHLVITADIPLAAQVIEKGALALNPRGELYTTDNIRQKLTMRDFMEDLRSSGVHTGGPDALSAADKQAFANSLDKWLVRV from the coding sequence GTGGGACAGTATAAGATTTGGGTCGATGCCGATGCCTGCCCAAACCCGATTAAAGAGATTTTATTTCGCGCGGCTGAGCGTAAATCACTGCCATTAGTGTTGGTGGCGAACCAAATGTTGCGGGTGCCGCCATCGCCCTATATCAGTCAAGTGCGTGTCGGCTCAGGCTTTGATGTGGCAGACCAATACATTGTCGACCATGTTGAGCCCACGCATTTAGTGATCACCGCCGATATCCCGTTAGCGGCGCAAGTGATTGAAAAGGGGGCGCTGGCGCTCAATCCTCGCGGCGAACTCTACACCACTGACAATATTCGCCAAAAACTGACGATGCGCGATTTTATGGAAGATTTACGTTCATCGGGCGTACACACGGGTGGCCCAGATGCGTTATCGGCGGCGGATAAGCAGGCTTTTGCCAATAGTTTAGATAAGTGGTTGGTGCGAGTTTAA
- a CDS encoding STAS/SEC14 domain-containing protein, translating into MLTIRPSYAEDMLTIMVSGQVTHEDIEALLLPAIEAKLQDHASLRLWYEFSPDFIGITVGALWDDALLSVFHFSDFSRVVMIADMQSLGAMVNTLTFMLPCPVKVFSENERALAKAWLDEAKVAEV; encoded by the coding sequence ATGCTCACCATACGTCCAAGCTATGCCGAAGATATGCTGACCATAATGGTGTCTGGTCAAGTCACCCATGAAGATATCGAAGCCTTACTGCTTCCCGCGATTGAGGCCAAGTTGCAGGATCATGCAAGCCTTCGCTTATGGTACGAGTTCAGCCCAGACTTTATTGGTATTACCGTAGGTGCACTCTGGGATGATGCTTTACTCAGTGTGTTTCATTTTAGTGATTTCTCGCGAGTGGTGATGATTGCGGATATGCAAAGCCTTGGTGCTATGGTCAATACATTGACTTTTATGTTGCCCTGTCCGGTGAAGGTTTTTAGCGAAAATGAGCGTGCTCTGGCGAAGGCTTGGTTAGACGAAGCGAAAGTGGCAGAGGTGTAA
- a CDS encoding YceI family protein — MKKWIGIAALSTLVSFSCAAQWQVMEQDSRVSFVSVKKGDIAEVHHFKQLNGVLKDNGQFELTIPLMSVATGIEVRDERMQNLLFEVSLYPELKLSSQVDTKMLKDLAVGESKVADIDGKISLHGKQQTKTFSVILTKVSDNKLMVSSFQPIIVNANEFDLVSGVDKLRDIAGLSSISQAVPVSFVLTLTK; from the coding sequence ATGAAAAAATGGATAGGAATCGCGGCATTATCGACGCTGGTTAGTTTTAGTTGTGCGGCCCAGTGGCAAGTGATGGAGCAGGATTCTCGGGTCAGTTTTGTATCAGTAAAAAAGGGTGATATCGCTGAAGTTCACCACTTTAAGCAACTCAATGGTGTACTTAAAGATAATGGTCAATTTGAATTAACCATTCCACTGATGAGCGTGGCGACAGGTATCGAAGTGCGCGATGAGCGTATGCAAAACCTGTTGTTTGAAGTGTCCTTGTATCCCGAGTTGAAATTAAGCTCGCAGGTGGATACTAAGATGCTCAAAGATCTTGCCGTGGGTGAGTCCAAGGTTGCTGACATCGATGGGAAAATTTCCCTCCATGGCAAACAACAAACGAAAACTTTTTCGGTAATTTTAACCAAAGTATCTGATAATAAACTGATGGTTAGCAGTTTTCAGCCGATAATAGTCAATGCTAACGAATTCGATTTGGTCTCGGGTGTGGATAAATTGCGTGATATCGCGGGTTTATCTAGTATTAGCCAAGCCGTTCCTGTGTCGTTTGTACTAACCTTAACAAAGTAA
- a CDS encoding DUF3802 family protein — protein MVTDKDGYMHLIQYLTEHLGLFETPDTQNVSDDTVMELFEEQLSAQIIVVCGQNPSLSFAERNTIIREVDAIVYDLEEILASVANHRATPEQTLFITEFSGLIKNLFDQEIAKIQVHV, from the coding sequence ATGGTCACAGATAAAGACGGTTACATGCATTTGATCCAGTATTTGACTGAGCATCTCGGCTTGTTCGAAACGCCTGATACCCAAAATGTGTCCGATGATACTGTGATGGAGTTGTTCGAAGAGCAATTATCCGCACAGATTATTGTGGTTTGCGGCCAAAATCCTTCCCTCTCTTTTGCCGAACGCAACACCATTATCCGTGAGGTCGATGCGATTGTTTACGATCTTGAGGAAATCTTAGCCTCAGTGGCAAATCATAGAGCCACGCCAGAGCAGACGCTGTTTATCACTGAGTTTTCAGGCCTTATCAAGAATTTATTCGATCAAGAAATTGCGAAAATTCAAGTCCATGTGTAA
- the speA gene encoding biosynthetic arginine decarboxylase, with protein MNDWSIDAARAGYNVTHWSQGFYGISDQGEVTVSPDPKNPDHKIGLNELAKDMVKAGVALPVLVRFPQILHHRVNSLCQAFDQAIQKYEYQADYLLVYPIKVNQQKTVVEEILASQASKEVPQLGLEAGSKPELMAVLAMAQKASSVIVCNGYKDNEYIRLALIGEKLGHKVYIVLEKLSELKMVLAESKRLGVKPRLGLRARLAFQGKGKWQASGGEKSKFGLSAAQILTVVDQLKQEDMLDSLQLLHFHLGSQIANIRDIRQGVSEAARFYCELRELGASINCFDVGGGLAVDYDGTRSQSNNSMNYGLSEYANNIVNVLTDICNEYEQPMPRIISESGRHLTAHHAVLITDVIGTEAYQVEEIQPPAEESPQLLHNMWQSWTEISGRADQRALIEIYHDSQSDLQEAQSLFALGQLSLAERAWAEQANLRVCHEVQGLLSTKNRYHRPIIDELNEKLADKFFVNFSLFQSLPDAWGIDQVFPVLPLSGLDKAPERRAVMLDITCDSDGIVDQYVDGQGIETTLPVPAWSAESPYLMGFFMVGAYQEILGDMHNLFGDTNSAVVSIEENGMTNIESVLAGDTVADVLRYVNLDAVDFMRTYEELVNQHIAEEERAQILEELQVGLKGYTYLEDFS; from the coding sequence ATGAATGATTGGTCTATTGATGCTGCTCGTGCTGGGTACAACGTTACCCACTGGAGCCAAGGGTTTTATGGGATCAGCGACCAAGGTGAGGTGACAGTGTCGCCGGATCCTAAGAATCCTGATCACAAGATTGGCTTAAATGAGCTAGCAAAAGACATGGTTAAAGCAGGGGTCGCTTTACCTGTATTAGTTCGTTTCCCGCAAATTCTGCACCACAGAGTGAACAGTTTGTGCCAAGCATTCGACCAAGCGATACAAAAATATGAGTATCAGGCGGATTATTTGCTGGTTTACCCCATTAAAGTAAACCAACAAAAAACTGTTGTAGAAGAGATCCTTGCGAGCCAAGCATCAAAAGAAGTTCCACAATTAGGCCTAGAAGCCGGCAGTAAGCCAGAATTAATGGCCGTGTTGGCCATGGCGCAAAAAGCCAGTTCAGTGATCGTTTGTAACGGTTACAAAGATAACGAATACATTCGTTTAGCCTTAATTGGTGAAAAGTTAGGCCATAAGGTCTACATCGTTTTAGAAAAACTGTCTGAGCTGAAGATGGTGTTGGCCGAGTCTAAGCGTTTAGGGGTGAAACCTCGCTTAGGTCTACGTGCTCGCCTTGCATTCCAAGGTAAAGGCAAGTGGCAAGCCAGCGGCGGTGAAAAATCGAAATTCGGTTTATCAGCAGCGCAAATTCTTACCGTGGTTGATCAGTTAAAACAAGAGGATATGTTAGATTCTCTGCAGTTACTGCATTTCCACTTAGGTTCGCAAATCGCCAACATCCGCGATATTCGTCAAGGTGTGAGCGAAGCGGCGCGTTTCTACTGTGAATTACGTGAGTTAGGCGCCAGCATTAACTGCTTCGACGTCGGCGGTGGTTTAGCGGTGGATTACGACGGCACCCGTAGCCAAAGTAACAACTCAATGAACTATGGCTTAAGCGAATACGCGAACAACATCGTCAACGTGCTTACCGATATCTGTAATGAATACGAGCAACCTATGCCACGTATTATTTCAGAATCTGGCCGTCACTTAACGGCGCACCATGCTGTGTTGATCACCGATGTGATTGGTACTGAAGCTTATCAAGTCGAAGAAATTCAGCCGCCTGCGGAAGAGTCGCCACAGCTGCTGCATAACATGTGGCAATCTTGGACCGAGATCAGCGGCCGCGCCGATCAACGTGCTTTGATTGAGATTTACCACGATAGCCAAAGTGACCTGCAAGAAGCGCAATCGCTGTTTGCTTTAGGTCAATTAAGTTTGGCAGAACGTGCGTGGGCTGAGCAGGCTAACCTGCGTGTATGTCACGAAGTGCAAGGTTTGTTAAGCACCAAAAACCGTTACCACAGACCGATTATCGATGAGTTAAACGAAAAGTTAGCCGATAAGTTCTTCGTTAACTTCTCATTATTCCAATCGTTACCGGATGCTTGGGGTATCGATCAGGTGTTCCCTGTGCTGCCACTGTCAGGTTTAGACAAGGCGCCAGAGCGCCGCGCCGTGATGCTGGACATCACCTGTGACTCTGACGGTATTGTTGACCAATACGTAGACGGTCAAGGGATTGAAACCACGCTGCCAGTGCCAGCTTGGAGCGCTGAAAGTCCTTATCTGATGGGCTTCTTTATGGTTGGCGCCTATCAAGAGATCTTAGGTGATATGCACAACCTGTTTGGTGATACCAACTCTGCGGTGGTGAGCATCGAAGAAAACGGTATGACCAACATTGAGTCGGTTCTTGCCGGTGATACGGTTGCTGACGTACTGCGTTATGTTAACTTAGATGCCGTTGACTTTATGCGTACTTACGAAGAGTTAGTGAATCAGCACATTGCCGAAGAAGAACGCGCCCAGATTTTAGAAGAACTGCAAGTGGGCCTAAAAGGTTACACTTATTTAGAAGATTTTTCTTAA